One segment of Malassezia restricta chromosome V, complete sequence DNA contains the following:
- a CDS encoding cell division control protein 24, with product MHGLADAPPGTSPATASSVPMMPPSPAMSYPRHASAPPSGLFQTCTQLAKRLGCVYGFEHELPRTWARPGTDAFDPVSDLWHFFRLGKPLCMLFNVYATYMRWPLISYTTELRLSNANMCKALVMRFILALKERLGWDPDDTFTVSQLYLNDTNGFVRVVRTVDRLVTLLEERGLVHLHTPHPYDTPEQFIRTAPPDQRELVSRELLESERKYVGDLEILQAYASALSQYDLVSQDTLHHIFGNLDQLVDAQRRFLICLEQNAQKPADKQLLSGIFRALEDDFSVYDLFCANYAHALHHINDERSALAALAQIPAAQSRYLEPTYELPTYLIKPVQRICKYPLLLEQLLKHTPELERADLIDALTIIRRITDRVNETRRAQENEQLVQNLESRVEDWKGHSLQTFGPLLLCDSFIVSKGDSEREFCVYLFEHILLCCKDTSHAMPSRTRSKSSTRLRPRGGSVSESSRRQERLSAPLQLKGRIFLSNMVGIQALGRQADAYILQVWWHGELDIESFCLKCKNEEQLRIWHSTLQRQLDEIRQRRETVAARQRSAMTPMTPHLPADVSSRAPCTASSLSIRTPSVSECDSPREMYVPDDISPSPHKVWRQMSLGHPPHMSPCTLPMRSSSVSGQAHPEFLEKELEAMRIGRTPTRHRGLAAARGGPPPMHLDMTAMQRTASDSMAMRSFMSPLGTATPADWHPTPVTLPNAPVSPKSEWNPYFGAAPEPSLRHTSISTAGSRRSGEPTAPTSASPRHNSGSGASATSGSAWLRSAPHSPALGAPSVMVHVRRGTEHIDVALPSAVRFGELHAHVHRHMRLDPHARMYHIDEDGDRVMLLDDDDLATAMDHVHRHPDPHLLLVIE from the coding sequence ATGCACGGCCTAGCCGATGCACCGCCAGGGACAAGTCCGGCGACGGCGTCTTCCGTGCCGATGATGCCGCCCTCGCCGGCCATGTCCTATCCCAGGCAcgcctcggcgccgccttcGGGCCTGTTCCAGACATgcacgcagctcgccaagcgCCTTGGGTGCGTGTATGGCTtcgagcacgagctgccACGCACTTGGGCGCGGCCTGGCACAGATGCTTTTGATCCGGTCTCGGACCTCTGGCACTTTTTCCGGTTAGGAAAGCCGCTCTGCATGCTGTTCAATGTGTACGCCACCTACATGCGGTGGCCGCTGATTTCGTATACGaccgagctgcgcctgagCAATGCCAACATGTGCAAGGCTCTGGTGATGCGCTTCATTCTCGCGCTCAAAGAGCGTCTAGGATGGGATCCCGACGATACCTTTACTGTGTCGCAGCTGTATCTCAACGACACGAACGgcttcgtgcgcgtcgtgcgcaccgtCGACCGTCTCGTcacgctgctggaagagcgcgGCCTCGTGCACCTTCACACGCCGCATCCGTACGATACGCCCGAGCAGTTCATACGCACGGCACCGCCTGATCAGCGCGAACTCGTTAgccgcgagctgctcgagtCCGAGCGAAAGTACGTCGGCGATCTCGAGATCCTGCAGGCCTATGCATCGGCGCTCTCGCAGTATGATCTCGTGTCGCAGGACACATTGCACCACATCTTTGGTAATCTGGACCAGCTCGTGGACGCCCAGCGGCGCTTTCTTATCTGTCTGGAGCAGAATGCCCAAAAACCCGCGGACAAGCAGCTCCTGAGCGGCATTTTCCGCGCACTCGAAGACGACTTCTCCGTGTACGATTTGTTCTGTGCGAACTATGCACATGCCCTGCACCACATCAACGACGAGCGCAGTgccctcgcggcgctggcgcagatTCCCGCGGCCCAGTCTCGATACCTTGAGCCGACGTACGAGCTGCCGACGTACCTCATCAAGCCCGTCCAGCGTATCTGTAAATACCCCCTTctcctcgagcagctgctcaagcatACGCcggagctggagcgcgcTGATCtgatcgatgcgctcacgaTCATTCGGCGCATCACCGACCGCGTGAACGAgacgcgccgtgcgcaagaaaacgagcagctcgtccagaATCTTGAATCGCGCGTCGAAGACTGGAAAGGCCACTCGCTCCAGACCTTTGGCCCCTTGCTCTTGTGCGACTCGTTCATCGTGTCCAAGGGCGACTCGGAGCGCGAGTTCTGTGTATACCTATTTGAACATATCCTGCTCTGCTGCAAGGACACGAGCCATGCCATGCCGAGTCGCACCCGCTCAAAGAGCTCGACACGACTGCGTccgcgcggcggcagcgtcTCGGAATCGTCACGCCGTCAAGAGCGCCTCTCAGCGCCGCTCCAGCTCAAGGGCCGCATCTTTTTGAGCAACATGGTCGGCATCCAGGCCCTCGGTCGCCAAGCCGACGCCTACATCCTCCAGGTTTGGTGGCACGGCGAGCTCGATATCGAATCGTTCTGCCTCAAGTGCAAGAACGAagagcagctgcgcataTGGCACTcgacgctgcagcggcagctcgacgagattcgacagcgccgtgagACGGTCGCCGCTCGGCAACGCAGTGCCATGACACCTATGACGCCGCATCTGCCAGCGGACGTGTCATCCCGCGCTccgtgcacggcctccAGTCTGTCGATTCGTACGCCGAGCGTCTCGGAATGCGACAGCCCGCGCGAGATGTACGTGCCCGACGATATATCGCCCTCCCCCCACAAGGTGTGGCGCCAAATGTCGCTGGGGCACCCACCGCACATGTCGCCCTGCACCCTgcccatgcgctcgtcgtcagTGAGTGGACAGGCGCATCCAGAATTCCTCGAAAAGGAGCTCGaagccatgcgcatcggccGCACGCCCACCCGACATCGAGgcctcgccgccgcccgtggCGGCCCACCGCCGATGCACCTCGATATgacggccatgcagcgcacggcgtcggACAGCATGGCGATGCGCAGCTTCATGTCCCCCCTCGGCACTGCGACGCCCGCAGACTGGCATCCAACTCCCGTCACCCTGCCGAATGCGCCCGTTTCGCCCAAAAGCGAGTGGAATCCCTACtttggcgccgcgcctgaGCCGTCCCTACGACACACCTCCATCAGCACGGCCGGGTCGCGAAGGTCCGGCGAGCCCACGGCACCCACCTCAGCGAGCCCACGGCACAACAGCGGCTCGGGCGCGTCGGCTACGAGTGGCAGTGCGTGGCTGCGTTCCGCACCGCACTCGCCGGCACTGGGTGCCCCGTCCGTCATGGTCCACGTGCGTCGCGGCACCGAGCACATCGACGTCGCCCTGCCGTCAGCCGTCAGGTTCGgcgagctgcacgcgcaTGTGCACCGTCacatgcgcctcgatccGCACGCCCGCATGTACCACATCGACGAGGACGGCGATCGCGtcatgctgctggacgacgacgacctTGCGACAGCCATGGATCATGTCCACCGCCATCCTGACCCCCACTTGTTGCTCGTGATCGAATAG
- a CDS encoding protein disulfide-isomerase A1 — protein MIMPGIRAWTLVALATLGVWASEGADGAADSKVVVLTKDSFPAFVNEQALSLVEFYAPWCGHCQALAPQYEIAAKELVSENIKLAKVDCTQEEALCGEQGISGFPTLKVFRHGSATPYAGSRKSEGIVSYMVKQNMPAVSDVTAANLEDFTGKDKFVVVAYLDKADTESHSELKRFAEEARDMFLVGVSTDKELAKAQGVKAPALVAYRAFDDPRVTHQARGKSLTSDEIKSFVQVESLPLVSEISADNFLQYATSGLPLAYYFADPASSTLEDEVKKLADVAREVRGKVNLVWIDATKYGSHGKALNLKGDAWPALAIQDMETGAKYPLNDLGKDIAGSVRSFLSKYVAGKLTPSLKSAPVPKQTSALIDVVTDEFDKWVLDDSRDVLLELYAPWCGHCKRLAPTYEKLAELYAADAQASKQVRIAKMDGTENDLPPHADIQLTGFPTIVLKPAGKHVREFIVYDGDRTLESLSDFVATQGKNKAKISVPAPEQPVKHDEL, from the coding sequence ATGATCATGCCTGGTATTCGTGCATGGACCCTTGTGGCCCTCGCTACGCTCGGTGTATGGGCCAGCGAAGGTGCCGATGGCGCTGCTGACTCCAAGGTCGTAGTGCTGACGAAGGACTCGTTCCCTGCCTTTGTGAacgagcaggcgctctcGCTCGTCGAGTTCTACGCGCCGTGGTGCGGTCACTGCCAGGCTCTGGCACCGCAGTATGAAATCGCTGCCAAGGAGCTTGTGTCTGAGAACATCAAGCTTGCCAAGGTCGACTGCACGCAGGAAGAGGCTCTGTGTGGCGAGCAGGGCATCTCGGGCTTCCCGACGCTCAAGGTGTTCCGCCACGGATCGGCGACGCCGTACGCGGGCTCGCGCAAGTCGGAGGGCATCGTGAGCTACATGGTGAAGCAGAACATGCCTGCTGTGTCGGACGTTACGGCGGCCAATTTGGAAGACTTTACCGGCAAGGACAAGTTTGTCGTGGTGGCGTACCTGGACAAGGCTGACACCGAGTCGCACAGCGAGCTCAAGCGCTTTGCcgaagaggcgcgcgacatgttCCTCGTCGGTGTGTCGACAGACAAGGAGCTGGCCAAGGCCCAGGGTGTCAaggcgcctgcgctcgtggcgtACCGCGCGTTTGACGACCCTCGTGTGACGCATCAGGCCCGGGGCAAGTCGCTCACGTCCGACGAGATCAAGTCGTTTGTGCAAGtcgagtcgctgccgctcgtgaGTGAGATTAGTGCCGACAACTTCTTGCAGTACGCGACGTCCGGTCTGCCGCTCGCCTACTACTTTGCCGACcccgcctcgtcgacgctcGAGGACGAGGTGAAGAAGCTGGCCGACGTGGCCCGCGAGGTGCGCGGCAAGGTGAACCTGGTGTGGATTGATGCGACCAAGTACGGCTCGCACGGCAAGGCCCTGAACCTCAAGGGCGATGCATGGCCCGCGCTTGCGATCCAGGACATGGAGACGGGTGCCAAGTACCCGCTGAATGACCTTGGCAAGGACATTGCCGGCTCGGTGCGCTCGTTCCTGAGCAAGTATGTGGCTGGCAAGTTGACGCCAAGCCTCAAGAgtgcgcctgtgccgaaGCAGACGTCGGCGCTGATTGACGTCGTCACCGACGAGTTTGACAAGTGGGTGTTGGACGACAGTCGTGATGTGCTTCTCGAGCTCTACGCTCCGTGGTGCGGTCACTGCAAGCGTCTTGCGCCGACGTACGAAAAGCTCGCTGAGCTGTACGCGGCCGATGCGCAGGCCTCGAAGCAGGTGCGCATCGCCAAGATGGACGGCACTGAGAACGACCTGCCGCCGCACGCCGACATCCAGCTGACGGGCTTCCCGACCATCGTGCTCAAGCCCGCCGGCAAGCATGTGCGTGAGTTTATTGTGTACGACGGCGAccgcacgctcgagtcgctctcGGACTTTGTCGCGACGCAGGGCAAGAACAAGGCCAAGATTTCGGTGCCTGCACCTGAGCAGCCTGTTAAGCACGATGAGCTCTAA
- a CDS encoding L-gulonolactone oxidase: MKVAVHERQHPLGGMAQRFYRPPPEFAQASSNAVLEAIVEPVRVDSASPSAHLTNWARTFATDDASTDDGAFSQVTRHVFAPSSIEHVVAIVELARRHAMPIRAVGRRHSPSDLPFSLGWTVRTDELHGIVHLDTRKREVCVLAGTYIETLTASLAKHGFGFSNLGSISQQTIAGLISTASHGSGIHFPAMSAYVRALDVVCPLASGTQVVHCDRDERPDLFNASLCGLGATGVIVTVTLAIEPAFRLRQVCEDVPEDELLGAPDDASLLCAPDQLSVEPYDTFIEHPSWLGTMLAHGVPLPSPPTLAQAPTSKGPAHVYPFEPASAAPPALIPWHVASVQAHIESLVASAEHVRFLWSPHAHMITVDRASRTDERRTPTQTSLIAPPLIKALLFASRFHASLPAPVSRAAFALTHARAPPVPRNELDTPGGLRPVRTDTAISVRVDDAPRVFNFDCLCEQYTTEYAVPFEYTGAALVAIRAWLQEEHARPDGERIHFPIEVRFVDADGIWLSPSYGRRTCYIGLVQYRPYRWPVRYRRLFARFEALMRQFDGRPHWAKTHTAYRPELLTLYPHLPDWLRTVATYDPQRLLVNPYVARHLLDEHAAGRQGTFRRRRCRL, encoded by the coding sequence ATGAAGGTCGCTGTCCACGAACGACAGCATCcgctgggcggcatggcccAGCGCTTCTACCGCCCCCCGCCCGAGTTTGCCCAAGCCTCGTCgaatgccgtgctcgaggctATTGTCGAGCCCGTGCGTGTGgacagcgcgtcgccgtccgCGCACCTCACGAACTGGGCGCGCACCTTTGCCACCGATGACGCGTCGAccgacgacggcgcgtTTTCTCAGGTCACGCGCCACGTATTCGCACCGAGCAGtatcgagcatgtcgtgGCGATCGTCGAACTCGCCCGCCGGCATGCGATGCCGATCCGCGCCGTCGGTCGTCGGCACTCGCCCTCCGACCTGCCCTTCTCCCTCGGCTGGACCGTACGCACGGATGAATTACACGGCATCGTGCACCTCGACACACGCAAGCGCGAAGTATGCGTCTTAGCCGGCACGTACATCGAGACGCTGACCGCGTCGCTCGCAAAGCACGGCTTCGGCTTCTCAAATCTCGGGTCGATTAGCCAGCAGACGATCGCCGGCCTCATCTCGACCGCCTCCCACGGCTCTGGCATCCACTTCCCGGCCATGTCcgcgtacgtgcgcgccCTCGACGTGGTCTGCCCTCTCGCGAGCGGTACGCAGGTCGTGCACTgcgatcgcgacgagcgcccCGATTTGTTCAATGCCTCGCTCTGTGGCCTCGGTGCGACCGGCGTCATCGTCACGGTCACACTCGCGATAGAGCCAGCCTTCCGACTCCGCCAGGTGTGTGAGGACGTGCCGGAAGACGAACTGCTCGGCGCACCCGACGATGCATCACTGCTTTGCGCACCGGATCAGCTGTCCGTCGAGCCATACGACACGTTCATCGAGCATCCATcgtggctcggcacgatgcTCGCTcacggcgtgccgctgccatCGCCGCCCACcctcgcgcaggcgccCACGTCCAAGGGTCCCGCGCATGTGTACCCCTTTGAGCCAGCgagtgccgcgccgcctgcgctcATCCCCTGGCACGTTGCCTCGGTCCAGGCGCacatcgagtcgctcgtgGCATCCGCGGAGCATGTGCGTTTCCTGTGGTCGCCCCATGCGCACATGATCACGGTAGATCGCGCCTCCCGCaccgacgagcgccgcacgccgacgcagACCTCGCTCATCGCACCGCCCCTCATCAAGGCGCTCCTCTTTGCCTCGCGCTTCCACGCCTCGCTGCCAGCACCCGTGTCTCGCGCGGCATTTGCGCTcacgcatgcacgagcaccgcccgtgccgcgcaACGAGCTTGATACACCAGGTGGGCTGCGCCCCGTGCGCACCGACACCGCCATcagcgtgcgtgtcgacgacgcgccccGCGTATTCAACTTTGACTGCTTGTGCGAGCAGTACACAACCGAGTATGCTGTGCCATTCGAGTacacgggcgccgcgctcgtggCCATTCGCGCATGGCTCCAGGAAGAGCATGCACGCCCGGatggcgagcgcatccacTTCCCTATCGAGGTGCGCTTTGTCGATGCTGATGGGATCTGGCTGAGTCCTAGCTATGGCCGCCGCACCTGCTACATTGGGTTGGTGCAGTACCGGCCGTATCGATGGCCCGTGCGGTACCGACGCCTGTTTGCCCGCTTCGaggcgctgatgcgccAGTTTGACGGACGACCGCACTGGGCCAAGACACACACAGCGTATCGGCCCGAGCTGCTGACGCTCTACCCCCACTTGCCCGACTGGCTGCGCACCGTCGCGACCTATGATCCACAGCGCTTGCTCGTCAATCCGTacgtcgcgcgccatctTCTCGATGAGCATGCCGCAGGGCGTCAAGGCACCTTCCGCCGGCGTCGTTGCCGTCTATAG
- a CDS encoding 26S proteasome regulatory subunit N9, with amino-acid sequence MDGRDYLTSVLSDDHVPQELRAYYESFRELRDQRLWYQLTLQVESFLRHPASQERPRHIDLYEHFIRTFARHINHLVLASMGVIVSRQYEHAADALAFLQRLATETDQPETQDAHVLLSMEAAHFQLLLGDLSGTRAAMDRCAKLLDSFDAVEPVVHASFYRVCGNYHKAKAEYADYYRNYFLFLACIHVDAEMSKAEQVQCAHDLSISALLGDTIYNFGELLLHPILASLQGSEYAWLADLLFAFNAGDMGRFEALLPRLASEPMLQAHVPFLRQKLCLMALIESLFHRSMYDRTLPFTTLASETRIPVDEVEHLVMKALCLGLVRGSIDQVAQLVRITWVQPRVLDTDQMQALLRRLTDWSERVDRVATFVHQQSPDLFPHAL; translated from the coding sequence atgGACGGCCGCGACTACCTCACGTCGGTGCTCTCAGACGACCATGTGCCGCAAGAACTGCGTGCCTACTATGAGTCGTtccgcgagctgcgcgatCAGCGCCTGTGGTACCAGCTGACCCTCCAAGTCGAGAGCTTCCTGCGGCACCCGGCGTCGCAGGAGCGCCCGCGGCACATTGATCTGTACGAACACTTTATCCGCACATTCGCTCGGCATATCAATCACCTCGTGCTCGCCAGCATGGGCGTCATTGTGTCGCGGCAGTacgagcatgccgccgatgcgctcgctttcctgcagcgcctcgcgacgGAGACCGACCAGCCCGAGACGCAGgacgcgcacgtcctcCTCTCGATGGAGGCCGCCCACTTCCAgctcctgctcggcgaTCTCTCcggcacacgcgcggcCATGGATCGCTGCGCCAAGCTCCTAGACTCGTtcgacgccgtcgagccgGTCGTGCACGCGTCCTTCTATCGCGTGTGCGGCAACTACCACAAGGCCAAGGCCGAGTATGCCGACTACTACCGCAACTATTTCCTCTTTCTCGCATGCATCCACGTTGATGCCGAGATGTCCAaggccgagcaggtgcAGTGTGCGCACGACCTGAGCATCTCGGCCCTGCTGGGCGATACCATATACAACTTTGGCGAACTGCTCCTGCACCCCATTCTCGCGTCGCTCCAAGGCTCCGAGTACGCGTGGCTCGCCGACCTGCTCTTCGCCTTCAACGCCGGCGACATGGGCCGCTTCGAGGCACTGCTCCCCCGCCTCGCGAGCGAGCCGATGCTGCAGGCCCACGTCCCCTTCCTCCGCCAAAAACTCTGCCTGATGGCCCTGATCGAGAGCCTCTTCCATCGCTCCATGTACGACCGCACGCTCCCTTTCACTACCCTAGCATCCGAGACGCGCATACCCGTGGACGAGGTCGAGCACCTCGTCATGAAGGCCCTGTGTCTCGgcctcgtgcgtggctcgatcgaccaagtcgcccagctcgtgcgcatcaCATGGGTCCAGCCCCGCGTCCTCGATACCGATCAGATGCAGGCACTCCTACGCCGCCTCACCGACTGGAGCGAGCGCGTAGATCGCGTCGCGACGTTCGTGCACCAACAGTCCCCCGACCTCTTTCCCCACGCCCTGTAG
- a CDS encoding phosphatidylethanolamine/phosphatidyl-N-methylethanolamine N-methyltransferase, which translates to MADWWQTWLEPPAARRVGWVDVSRPSLWICVVSILFNPTFWNVVAQHEYRHKTITRILGGRRYLGCYMLAATIFTLGIVRDHLYQLALLEQPVHPTLLHPAVRVAAVLLFAVGTVLVVSSMWALGVTGTYLGDYFGILMDAMVTGFPFNVLSDPMYVGSTLNFVAVALWFARPAGLVLSALVWLTYRVALCFEGPFTARIYREAAEKKAAAAKKAAERKAAATPSRAPYATRSQTRKRAL; encoded by the exons ATGGCCGATTGGTGGCAGACTTGGCTCGAgccgccggcggcgcggcgcgtcggctGGGTGGATGTGTCGCGCCCATCGCTGTGGATCTGTGTCGTGTCTAT CCTCTTTAATCCGACGTTCTGGAACGTCGTAGCGCAGCATG AGTACCGCCACAAGACCATCACTCGCAtcctcggcggccgccgctACCTGGGCTGCTATATGCTGGCGGCGACGATTTTCACGCTAGGCATCGTGCGGGACCACCTGTACCAgctggcgctgctcgagcagccCGTGCATCCGACGCTCCTGCATCCGGCGGTGCGTGTCGCTGCGGTGCTGCTGTTCGCGGTCGGCACTGTGCTAGTCGTGTCATCGATGtgggcgctgggcgtgACGGGCACGTACCTTGGCGACTACTTTGGTATTCTGATGGACGCCATGGTCACGGGCTTTCCGTTCAACGTACTGAGTGACCCGATGTACGTCGGCAGCACGCTCAACTTTGTGGCCGTCGCATTGTGGTTCGCGCGCCCTGCGGGCCTCGTGCTGAGTGCGCTCGTGTGGCTCACGTACCGCGTGGCCCTGTGCTTCGAGGGGCCCTTTACGGCCCGCATTTACCGCGAGGCTGCCGAGAAgaaggcggcggctgcgaAGAAGGCCGCTGAGCGAAAGGCGGCCGCGACACCTTCGCGAGCGCCCTACGCCACGCGGTCGCAGACGCGGAAGCGGGCGCTATAG
- a CDS encoding N-acetylglucosaminylphosphatidylinositol deacetylase has translation MRWRRCLLRGLRAVACVWCVCLVLQWSMAGTYHTAPWPRHALMLTAHPDDECMFFGPIIQSLVQHGVTVSALCLSEGNAEGLGRVRAHELTRSYSVLGVPRDRVTCLDDAALQDGMDVSWSAAYIRRLLAQYVEDHAVDVVITFDERGVSLHPNHRAVYDGARLWAETHPRRLWTLDTLTWRTKFAGPVSAVLQRWSASDWVVLASWRAYATSLAAMWQHRTQLVWFRYLYMACSSYMQANRLTMVQGG, from the coding sequence AtgcggtggcggcgctgcctgCTTCGTGGTCTGCGGgccgtggcgtgcgtgtggtgcgtgtgcctcgtgctgcagTGGTCGATGGCTGGCACGTAccacacggcgccgtggccgcGGCATGCACTCATGCTTACTGCGCATCCCGACGACGAGTGCATGTTTTTTGGGCCGATCATCCAGAgcctcgtgcagcacgGCGTCACGGTATCGGCGCTATGCCTGTCGGAGGGCAATGCCGAGGGGCTCgggcgcgtgcgtgcgcatgaGCTGACGCGCAGCTACAgcgtgctgggcgtgccgcgcgatcGCGTGACGTGCCTTGatgacgcggcgctgcaggacggcATGGACGTGTCGTGGAGTGCCGCGTACATTCGGCGCCTCCTGGCGCAGTATGTCGAGGACCACGCGGTGGATGTCGTCATTACGTttgacgagcgcggcgtgtcgctgcACCCGAATCATCGCGCGGTCTACGACGGTGCGCGGCTGTGGGCCGAGACGCATCCTCGGCGGCTGTGGACGCTGGATACGCTCACGTGGCGGACCAAGTTTGCGGGCCCTGTCAGTgcggtgctgcagcgctggAGTGCGTCCGACTGGGTCGTActggcgtcgtggcgtgcgtACGCGACGAGTCTGGCGGCCATGTGGCAGCaccgcacgcagctcgtgtGGTTCCGCTATCTGTACATGGCGTGTTCGTCGTACATGCAGGCCAATCGGCTGACTATGGTACAAGGTGGCTAG